The Choristoneura fumiferana chromosome Z, NRCan_CFum_1, whole genome shotgun sequence DNA window atttttaaggcTACctcctctcatagacgtaacgtgggggtgatttttttttctcgactaaccttaTGGTGTGGTTTATcgtttgataggtcttttaaaaccattggggggttgctaagacgatttttctattcagtgatctatttttaaaatattcaacttcaaagggAAAATTTTCAccaaaatctaaactgtttggtggaaaaatttgaaaatattcagaatagtagtaaatatatcaaatttacaagaaaaattatagcggctaagattgcttgagaattataagtagtttaagagtaaatagcaacctaaggtataaaacatacctaaacttggcggattccgtacacaatacgaaatccttagaaaaatattacttaattttttcgtaatggctacggaaccctatcttggacgtgtcagacacgctcttggccggttttttatagaaaatcgtgttgggcaagtgtgaatagcataaaatgttctgccactggaacatccgattaaaatccaggcccgacatccgacaagtgggaaccagctCTAATTATGTATCTCTCGTGGTAGTTTTCTATTTTAAAGTTTTGCTAAGTCATACATACAGTCAGCGACATaacgtaggtaattataaaaCATGACTAGTGTATTGTCTAAAAAGTCCATAATCTGCATAACCTTTGGTATAAATATGACAGAaaaagaaaacagtttttaatttGACAGTTTATCTTAACgaaatacatacgagtataatgaATAAATTTCCTGACCTAATCCAGTTCATGATGTAAAAATAAGAGCTGGTTTTgcggaattcccacgggatagggagcTAATgattaatacttaatattatataagactgtttgttttttaatagaaaaaaaatgaatatgtTATAACACTGATATACAATTTGACGAGTTCTTGCAATTATGTAACCTTGGCGATTTCTCAACAAAGTACCTAACGTActaacattaataatattgtaaatctgtttaaaaaaaatatacctcgttgagtttcttgccggattcttctcagcagaggtttttccggaccggtggtagattttttttgacattcataagtgcttgttatagcctaaattaaataaagataggtattttgactttgactttgaccatacagacagtgtttagcgaagagaaaacttaaatcagttgaaaattgggtttatagtgatttttgaaaaatggcggtactggcgtgtgacgtcacatgccagtatgtctgtctctgtctaatcttgaatttcaaacctttataactttgttatttgtaaaggtagcttgaaaattgtttctctattcgataacgggcattgtgtagttttcatttattaaacatatacaaaatagtcaaatacctacCGTATTTTGTCATCGTTTGCATGCGATTATAACTCTCgcattttaaatttttctctGCTCAAGTGTTCTCTCATTTGGTTAGCTTTCATCTTTTAGACAAATGTGCCTTTAATGAAGCGAACTTTTTGGGTCTACAATGCTAGTTTTCGTTGCTGACACAAATTTTAACATCCCTTCTTTCTTATGCTTAACTCGTTCGTTCTCGATAAAGACTGTGCCCTTCCGGTAAAGTTTAGTActtattataactttttttatagaaCAGTCATAGAAGaacatacatacacattatTCGactatagaaataaatattttgggatAAATGTGGAAACAtaatctttaaataaataaaaatttacatcgGCTATCATCCAAGCGTCAAAAATCTGTACAAAACGCTGctggttaaaattaaaaatgttctgTAACCATCGTGAATTAGAGTCAGTTGCAGTGTTAATTGCAGTAGTGTTCCTCGGTGGTGATGCGGCAGAGCTGGCAGTCGACGCGGCAGCACCAGTGGTAGCGGCAGTGGCAGCGCTCCAGCCGGCTGGTGCGCACGGCGCGCCGGCCGCGCCCGCAGCACAGCCGgccgcagccgcccgccgccgcgcccgcgctcgCGTTGCAGCGCCTAAGATCACACGCTAACTGATCAATTTTAGCATTAGGTTACTATAAGTCCCGGGGGCTCTTTTTCATATCAATActtatctacaaaaaactatatAGGCGATagcatatgtccaactattgtactTATGTCACTATCTAcatttttacgttttaaaagttgatCGTTATGCCAACCAAAATTAGACCAtgttatacatatgtataaacCTTTGCATTTATCCTtatctaataaatattatttacatatttaaaaatatgaatataataaaaaaaaattgagatatAATTTACTTGATGTCGACGCACACCGGTTTCGCGTCAgtatagtttttgggaaaaggagctaaaaaatgtgtgtgaagggTTATTTGGAAAATTGTACCCGTGCGGAGCCGAGGCGAGacgctagtaaataataaatatatcaaaaaaaaaaatacataacatcGCAACTGCTATTTTAAATGCGAATTTTGCgataaaaaccatttttttgtaTGTGCTTCTTTTGAAgttcttttaaaaaatgttgAGCGTGGCTGTTCTAAAGCCCGGTTTCCATCGCGAGCAAAGCGGACTTGAATGACTTACTGGTTAACGTACGgtcgaacaaatttaatcatgacATTTATgagccagggtggaaccttttaataatcatttcactatgatttcctacacaaaagtatgagatgtcaacatgacattagtagaacaaaggttccatcctgggtcatgattcaattttttCGACTTTacgatcggctgcatgaaagtactCACACAAGACCTCTATGAAGTTGgtcgatgtaagttaaactAAGTCACCAATGAGTCCGCTCCGTGACCCAAGACCTGCCGTGTTGCTAGCGTCGTAATGAGAAATCAGGCTGAAGGGTACCTTCCCTGCGTGCCGAGCGATCCCGCGGCGGGGTCGGGCTCGCAGTAGTCGGGGCTGGGCGTGACGTAGCGTAGGCGCGGGCGCGCGTggcgagcgcggcgcgggcgcagcgggcCGGCGCGCGCCGCCTCGCCCGCGAGCGCCGCCGCCACGCGCGCCATGGCTGGGAGCGCGCGCCAGCACGTGCGCACCGAGCACGACCCCGACACGCCGTGGCATGTGCACTTCGTGCGCATCGCCGTCGACACTGCCTGCATACAACACAAAAGGAAGATCAACATCATCATGGCCAGCGGAGggatggaagaggcctatgcaGTGGCGGACTAGGCTCGATCGGGCCCCGGGCATGAACCCCAAGACTTACAAGTCGATATAATaaggtaatattaattaatatagtaCGCGTAGGTCGCTGTCACTATGACATAAAAGTATACTGTAATAAAAAAGTTGCTATACCTAACCTATTAGGTTTGACGGTAGATGGACGGTAGGCATCTACTTATCGTCAACTCCGGCAACTACACACCTGCCTCAAATAGAAAAAGCGCAAGCACACACTTCTGAGTTGTTCTTATGTGCTACTTAgttgtttttttcatttgttatttACCTAAAAAGCATAAATGccttgtagcgattcaccgGATCGTATAAGTATAGCGTTGTGTCacaatcgtttatttttttagtcgtTAAACTTAAATTTTAGTCGTAATTCACCTCGATCGTGCATTAGAGTATCGCGTTGTGTAGTCGCTAttagttttagtcgcatttTAGGTACCTCGATCGTGTATTAGTTGTATTTTAGTGCAAACATCAATTAAAACGTCAAATTAATTTGAGTCCCAAGCAAATATCGATCGCGGCGAAATGCGTCTAGggtaaaatactacacgaaaaattagatcatcgtcatcatgatcccagcctatatacgtcccactgctgggcacaggcctcctctcagaacaagagggctagggccatagttctcacgcgggcccagtgcagattgggaacttcgcacgcaccattgaatcgcttcgcaggtttgtgcaggtttcctcacgatgttttccttcaccgcaaagctcgtggtaaatttaaaatctaattccgcacgtgaatttcgaaaaactcagaggttcgaactcacgaccctctgcttgagaggcgataggtcaaaaaATTAGATACCACAAATGAATTAtactaatgtaaataaaaagctTCGCGAAAAATTGCGTCAAGTACAAGATTccattgaaattttgttagttcgaggtgaaatgcgattcggtgaatcgctacaagCATTTATGCTTTGTTTTGAgataaagaactaacaaataaatgtttttttgtttgtttttgaagCAGCGGTTTGTATGCAAGCAGCAGTTGTGCTTTTTTATGAaattcactaaaaaaaaataaccattttGCAATGAAAAACGTTTGGCCGTACCTTTCTTCCAAAGCGAGCGTTGATAAGATTAGCGGAGGCGATGAGAGGGCGCAGGCGTTGCAGCCGCGTGCGCAAGTCGACGTGTGGGTCGAAGCGCGGGTCGTCCGCAGCCATGCGGTACTCCAGGTTACGGTATCGAGAACTCCTTTCTTCGAACTCGTACCTAAAACCATaatatatactcgtaaattCAATTAAGTACATATTCTTATATTTAAACAACAGGGCATTTTTATCctcttttttttagaaaattcgtgtcaagccaagttcaagctaaaagaactggcgagcagcaccgtatgtaggtacctatctgttataccgtctctgtttattttgttcaaataaatagaGACTACATCGCCGATATCCACCACATAAAACATCAGAAACTCATCAGAATGGCGAAAGAACCCTAAGTTCTGCTAATGTAGCCTGAAGTCAAATTTTCTATAGATGTTTGTACCTACCTTGGTCTGAACCGTTTCCTCGTGGGTCTGCCACGCCGCGGCGAGCGCGGGAGCCGCTTCCGTCCGCGGCGGCCCTTCTTGGTGGGGCGCGCCGTGGCGCTGGCGTTCTCAGGCGCCAGCGCCGGCTGGTCGTCCACCAGGATCACGACCGGCGGGGGCGTCGCCTCGGGCGTGGTAGTCGACCTCTCGGTAGTTGTCGCTGTTTCAAACAACGCCTCCACTTTGCCATCGCGAACGTCTATCTCGTGCATATCTAAGAATTGTTTCGCAAATCTGTAAAGAACACAAATTATTTAAGACTTATCCGGCTGCctacatttaaataattgtcTAATACGTACTATACCCTTGAGTTTAAGCTCCTTGACTACATATACTCTCTAGCGTCGTATATGTACCGTCCCGGTgatttacctacctatacatataatatacctaactataccTACGCACAAATAGTAGATATTATTATCAACTCACCACCATAACTTCTATCAACGTCTCTTCGTTATTTTAATGCACTTGTCGTACTATCTActatttgtttctttcttaAAAGGTAGCGTAATAATAGCTACCTCTCAGCCCACTGGAAGTTGTCCCCGCAGCCGCCCCACTTGAAGCGCGCGTGCGGCTCGGCGGGCGAGACGTGCgcctggcgcggcgggcgcggcggcgcgcgcggcggtgCGGCGCACGAGCACGCCGCCAGCGCGCCTGCCGCGCACGCGCGCGCCACCGACCACGCCAGCGCCGCCGCTGACATCGCGTACACGTACGCCTGCTCGCGGGTACCTGTATCAACAAAGTAGGTACAACATACACTCGATGAAACTAATTAGCATGGTTTTTTGGCAGATAAGTATATCGAATGTACATACTCGTAAACATTACATTTGCAGCTTAATGGTGCCACCCTGATTTTTTtaagcgattcagtttcttccaTTGTACCTGTATCAAAACAGAAGGGGTTCCAACTTTTTTTCAAACACAGTGTAATGGACTAATGGATCAGACTGAGACGATTTTCCCTAGTTAGTATAATTTAGGAAATTATTTCAGGCAAttttttagtaggtaagtaattcAGTGAGCCTTTCATGTAGTACTTACGTTTACTTAAAGTAGAGATAGATAAATACAAGATAACTTGTTGCATTGAGATGGTAAAACATATCTTGAATATTAGAACCACAGGTCACAGACGAGACCTACCTAGGTTTATTTTTGAACTTATTGTGGTTTTGacttaatttgaaataattatgggttcatattggctcatatacaatttttttattcgattattaataatattaccgctttgtaatcataatcatcaattGTCCGAAAATTGTTagttaagtaggtacgagtatgtatttaaaataaatatttttactactacCTACATACTCGTAGATCATAATGATAAATATTTCCATTTTTTTGCTCATGACGTCATTACTGATGTTTTATCTATACCCATAACGTTATTtgggagttttttttatttacaaacttatttcatataccgtaaaacgaggctactttgccccCCATTGGGTAACTATATAtgctccagttctgtattttgtttaaatgtcttgcaggtcgaagttccggtacccgatacacttcccaataaattgatctactttacataaatacatatatgaacataccactacataataatttttaaaataaaacaaagattacgaaatttggagcaaaaatCGGTGCAAAATTGCCTTGTTTTACAtaatcgcagttctaacctagccTAACGCTTTTGTGGCAGGATTTCGGTTCTGTGAGGGTCACAGCTCTAACCTAACCAcagaataacctaacctaacccacttttctggcagGATTTCAGTTccgtgagggtcgcagttctaacctaacctaaaccattTTTTTGCAGCATTTAGGTTTTGTTCACAGTTTTCATGTTTCAAGttcaagtttttgtttttacttcttattttgaatttacttgcATTTATCTATAGATGGATTAAGAATAAACAAaggtatttatttgaaatatatataataccaAATGTTATTGCCTGAAATCGATATGTTGAATAGTGATATATACATAAATTTTAGTAATAAAGGTATTTATGTTGAATGAAATTATGAGTATTTATGATAAATTCGGAGTTCCAATTACTATtgtctataataaaaaaatataatgaacatTAGGATATAAAATTGTATGAGATACATTTTCGATGTTTCAATAATggaatttgcaattttatatgaaCTTCGGCGCACCCTTTGTGACCCATTACGTGAAAAAATCCTTTGtaatgtcatacaaaatgacatttCGAACGCTTGTGACGGCATGTAAGTAACGaagatttttaatcggtgaccAGGTAACAATTTTTCTAATTCAGTAATAGATAGCTTTTATCTGTGGCaatttttatttcgataatAACCTTTTGACATTTTTTATCAGCCTAATACCGTTTCTGTCTATTAGCTACGacctcttttaaaaatataagctTCA harbors:
- the LOC141429134 gene encoding protein Wnt-11-like, which gives rise to MPHVAAAARLARDACKAAHAGDRWNCSSVDLAPNYSPDLLTGTREQAYVYAMSAAALAWSVARACAAGALAACSCAAPPRAPPRPPRQAHVSPAEPHARFKWGGCGDNFQWAERFAKQFLDMHEIDVRDGKVEALFETATTTERSTTTPEATPPPVVILVDDQPALAPENASATARPTKKGRRGRKRLPRSPRRGRPTRKRFRPRYEFEERSSRYRNLEYRMAADDPRFDPHVDLRTRLQRLRPLIASANLINARFGRKAVSTAMRTKCTCHGVSGSCSVRTCWRALPAMARVAAALAGEAARAGPLRPRRARHARPRLRYVTPSPDYCEPDPAAGSLGTQGRRCNASAGAAAGGCGRLCCGRGRRAVRTSRLERCHCRYHWCCRVDCQLCRITTEEHYCN